One window of the Conexibacter sp. SYSU D00693 genome contains the following:
- the leuC gene encoding 3-isopropylmalate dehydratase large subunit yields the protein MPQTLFDKIWQAHEVAPNLLYIDLHLVHEVTSPQAFDGLRLAGRPVRRPDRTIATADHNVPTDGTPIAARIRDELSRKQVETLEANCAEFGVPVFSLGSEHQGIVHVIGPELGLTQPGMTIVCGDSHTATHGAFGALAFGIGTSEVEHVLATQCLVQHKPKAMRIRYEGERGFGVTAKDMILATIGQMGVDGAVGHVVEFAGPAIEALSMEGRMTICNMTIEGGGRAGMIAPDETTFAWVQEHGGTVDPAWRELFTEEGATFDKEVVVDVGAISPMVSWGTTPAQVIPVTEAVPQPQTEGEQRALQYMGLEPGTPMQDVKLDRIFIGSCTNSRIGDLRAAAKVVEGRKVASDVHAMVVPGSVQVKAQAEAEGLDEVFKAAGFDWRGAGCSMCLGMNPDTLDPGERCASTSNRNFEGRQGRGGRTHLVSPEMAAAAAIAGHFVDIRDWS from the coding sequence ATGCCCCAGACGCTGTTCGACAAGATCTGGCAGGCCCACGAGGTCGCGCCGAACCTGCTGTACATCGACCTGCACCTCGTGCACGAGGTCACCAGCCCGCAGGCCTTCGACGGCCTCCGGCTCGCCGGGCGCCCCGTGCGCCGGCCCGACCGCACGATCGCCACGGCCGACCACAACGTGCCGACCGACGGCACGCCGATCGCCGCCCGCATCCGCGACGAGCTCAGCCGCAAGCAGGTCGAGACGCTCGAGGCCAACTGCGCGGAGTTCGGCGTCCCGGTCTTCAGCCTCGGCTCCGAGCACCAGGGGATCGTCCACGTCATCGGGCCCGAGCTCGGGCTGACCCAGCCGGGGATGACGATCGTCTGCGGCGACTCGCACACCGCCACGCACGGCGCGTTCGGCGCGCTGGCGTTCGGCATCGGCACGAGCGAGGTCGAGCACGTGCTGGCCACGCAGTGCCTCGTCCAGCACAAGCCCAAGGCGATGCGCATCCGCTACGAGGGCGAGCGCGGCTTCGGCGTCACCGCCAAGGACATGATCCTCGCGACGATCGGCCAGATGGGCGTCGACGGCGCCGTCGGGCACGTCGTCGAGTTCGCCGGCCCGGCGATCGAGGCGCTCTCCATGGAGGGCCGCATGACGATCTGCAACATGACGATCGAGGGCGGCGGCCGCGCGGGCATGATCGCCCCGGACGAGACGACCTTCGCCTGGGTGCAGGAGCACGGCGGGACGGTCGACCCGGCCTGGCGCGAGCTCTTCACCGAGGAAGGCGCGACCTTCGACAAGGAGGTCGTCGTCGACGTCGGCGCGATCAGCCCGATGGTCTCGTGGGGCACGACGCCGGCGCAGGTCATCCCGGTCACCGAGGCGGTCCCGCAGCCGCAGACCGAGGGCGAGCAGCGCGCGCTGCAGTACATGGGCCTCGAGCCCGGCACGCCGATGCAGGACGTCAAGCTCGACCGCATCTTCATCGGCTCCTGCACGAACTCGCGCATCGGTGACCTGCGTGCCGCCGCGAAGGTCGTCGAGGGCCGCAAGGTCGCCTCGGACGTCCACGCGATGGTCGTCCCGGGGTCGGTCCAGGTGAAGGCGCAGGCCGAGGCCGAGGGCCTCGACGAGGTCTTCAAGGCCGCGGGCTTCGACTGGCGCGGCGCGGGCTGCTCGATGTGCCTGGGCATGAACCCGGACACGCTGGACCCGGGCGAGCGCTGCGCGAGCACCTCGAACCGCAACTTCGAGGGCCGTCAGGGCCGCGGCGGGCGCACGCACCTCGTCTCCCCGGAGATGGCCGCCGCCGCCGCGATCGCCGGCCACTTCGTCGACATCCGCGACTGGAGCTAG
- a CDS encoding M20 family metallopeptidase yields MRAHELVDPGALVRDAAALVQVPSVTGDERAALERLGELAAALGLEPELRRHDLAALRAHPDHPGEEAPRDELWGLTVRAPGGGAARRVALCGHVDVVAPGTVPWAHGPWSGVVADGWLHGRGSVDMKGATVAALHALAAHARTSGGAVEAVLLAVASEEDGGLGAFAAVRDDAAFDLCVIPEPTGFDVVCAQAGALTFTGTVPGVAAHAAQRLEGVSAIDRYVPVHAALAALEAELNADVAHPLMRELPLPYPLLVGRLAAGEWSSSVPDRLDFEGRAPVRVGEDPGAARAAVEAAVRAACPEASVAWTGGQFASAQTDHDGPVARLALAAVGAELGRPGRVIGVPYGADMRLFCAAGVPTVMVGPPGIELAHAVDERVAVDDLVTTARVLARILDGADAPA; encoded by the coding sequence GCGGCGCTCGAGCGCCTCGGCGAGCTCGCCGCCGCCCTGGGCCTCGAGCCCGAGCTGCGCCGCCACGACCTCGCGGCGCTGCGCGCCCACCCCGACCACCCGGGCGAGGAGGCACCGCGCGACGAGCTGTGGGGCCTGACGGTCCGAGCCCCCGGCGGCGGCGCGGCGCGGCGCGTGGCGCTGTGCGGCCACGTCGACGTGGTCGCGCCCGGGACGGTCCCGTGGGCGCACGGCCCGTGGTCGGGCGTCGTGGCCGACGGCTGGCTGCACGGCCGCGGCAGCGTCGACATGAAGGGCGCGACGGTCGCCGCGCTCCACGCGCTCGCCGCCCACGCCCGCACGTCCGGCGGCGCCGTCGAGGCCGTCCTGCTCGCGGTGGCCTCCGAGGAGGACGGCGGCCTGGGCGCCTTCGCCGCCGTGCGGGACGACGCCGCCTTCGACCTCTGCGTCATCCCGGAGCCGACGGGCTTCGACGTCGTCTGCGCGCAGGCCGGCGCGCTGACCTTCACCGGCACCGTCCCCGGCGTGGCGGCCCACGCCGCGCAGCGCCTCGAGGGCGTAAGCGCGATCGACCGCTACGTGCCCGTCCATGCGGCGCTCGCGGCGCTCGAGGCGGAGCTCAACGCGGACGTGGCACATCCGCTCATGCGCGAGCTCCCGCTGCCCTACCCGCTGCTCGTCGGCCGGCTCGCGGCGGGGGAGTGGTCGAGCTCGGTCCCCGACCGCCTGGACTTCGAGGGGCGGGCGCCCGTGCGGGTGGGGGAGGACCCGGGGGCGGCGCGCGCGGCGGTCGAGGCGGCGGTCCGCGCCGCGTGTCCCGAGGCGAGCGTGGCGTGGACCGGCGGCCAGTTCGCCTCCGCCCAGACCGACCACGACGGCCCCGTCGCCCGGCTCGCGCTCGCGGCGGTCGGCGCGGAGCTGGGACGTCCCGGGCGGGTGATCGGGGTGCCCTACGGCGCCGACATGCGGCTCTTCTGCGCGGCCGGCGTCCCCACGGTGATGGTCGGCCCGCCGGGGATCGAGCTGGCCCACGCGGTCGACGAGCGCGTCGCCGTCGACGACCTGGTCACCACGGCGCGGGTCCTGGCGCGGATCCTCGACGGCGCCGATGCTCCGGCCTAG
- a CDS encoding helix-turn-helix domain-containing protein, which yields MAVAEPTIDAQIHVGPRVRALREGMGLSLRDLAERSGVSAPMLSQVERGETSPTLQVAGRIAAGLELRLSQLLRLDEEGMVTVVRAGDRRRGGGAAGHAFEVLTPPLPGQRAELSRHVLAPGATTGGEGDPPMHEPGSREIALVEQGRVVLHIDGATTSLEAGDTVTFDADLPHRFENPGPDEAVLLAVVSAGLRRS from the coding sequence ATGGCCGTCGCCGAGCCCACCATCGACGCGCAGATCCACGTCGGCCCGCGCGTGCGCGCGCTGCGCGAGGGCATGGGCCTGTCGCTGCGCGACCTCGCGGAGCGCTCGGGCGTCAGTGCCCCGATGCTCTCCCAGGTCGAGCGCGGCGAGACGAGCCCGACCCTCCAGGTGGCCGGCCGCATCGCGGCGGGGCTGGAGCTGCGCCTCAGCCAGCTCCTGCGCCTGGACGAGGAGGGGATGGTCACCGTCGTTCGCGCGGGCGACCGCCGGCGCGGCGGCGGCGCCGCCGGCCACGCCTTCGAGGTCCTGACGCCGCCGCTGCCCGGTCAGCGCGCCGAGCTCAGCCGCCACGTCCTCGCGCCCGGCGCGACGACCGGCGGCGAGGGCGACCCGCCGATGCACGAGCCCGGCAGTCGCGAGATCGCGCTGGTCGAGCAGGGCCGGGTCGTCCTGCACATCGACGGCGCCACGACGTCCCTGGAGGCCGGCGACACCGTGACGTTCGACGCCGACCTGCCCCACCGCTTCGAGAACCCCGGCCCCGACGAGGCCGTCCTGCTGGCCGTGGTGTCGGCGGGGCTGCGCCGGAGCTGA